The Deltaproteobacteria bacterium region CGACCGCGTGGATCGCGCGCTCGGCGACACCGCGCGGCTGCTCGAGACGTTGGTCGACCAGACGCTCGCGCTGATGAACGAAGGCGCGCGCCTCGACGACATCTTGCACGCCGTGCGCGTGCCCGACGACCTGCTGTCGCGGCCCTATCTGCGGCCGGTCTACGACGAGCCGGCGTTCGTCGTGCGGAACCTGTGGCGGCTGTACGGCGGCTGGTACGACGGCAATCCGGCGCACCTGAAGCCGCCGCGCGATGCCGACCTCGCCGCCGAACTGGCGGCGCTGGCTGGCGGGGCGGCGGCGCTCGCGGCGCGGGCCGAGGCGCTCGCCGCCGAGGGACGGCTCGATCTGGCCGCGTCGCTCGCCGAGTTCGCCGCCTTGGCGGCGCCGGACGACGCCGGGGTCCGCGACGTCCGCCGCGCCGTCTATCGGGCGCGCGCCGAGCGCGAGACGAGCCTGATGGCGCGCAGCATCTTCCGCGCGGCCGCCGACGAGTAGGGCCGCGGACGCCCGGGGCGGCGGCGTCGTGGCCGGCTCGACCGCCGGCCGCGCGCCGGGCAGCCGCAGCGGGTCCGGCGAACGACGGGTGCGGTTCGCTGCACTCCGTCGCCGCGCGACGCCGGCGACCCGGTATCATCGGCAGCCATGGCACAGGACAACGTGTTGGTCCCGCTGCTCAGCGGGTTCGAGGAGATCGAAGCGGTCACGATCATCGACGTGCTCCGCCGGGCCGACATCCCGGTGATCGTGGCGGGCGAGCGGCCCGGGCCGGTCGAGGGTTCGCACGGCATCGCGATCGTGGCGACGACGGCGCTCGACGACGTGGACCCGGATCAGCTCGCGATGGTCGCGTTGCCGGGCGGCCTGCCGGGCGCGCAACACCTCGCGGACAGCGAGCGCGTGCGCGCGCTCCTGCGCGCCGTGCGCGAGCGCGGCGGCTACACCGCGGCGATCTGCGCCGCGCCGATGGCACTTGCGGCCGCCGGCGTGCAT contains the following coding sequences:
- a CDS encoding DJ-1/PfpI family protein; translation: MAQDNVLVPLLSGFEEIEAVTIIDVLRRADIPVIVAGERPGPVEGSHGIAIVATTALDDVDPDQLAMVALPGGLPGAQHLADSERVRALLRAVRERGGYTAAICAAPMALAAAGVHSGHKVTSYPGFDRYLEGAQYCEDAVVVDDRVITSRGPGTALAFALALVAALKGDDVARALGERMLVARG